In the Solibacillus sp. FSL K6-1523 genome, one interval contains:
- a CDS encoding L-threonylcarbamoyladenylate synthase, with protein sequence METKQLHVDENVDNSENYAQAVDVLNKSGVVAFPTETVYGLGAVATDEEAVKKIFAAKGRPSDNPLIVHIGTIEELTYYTYDIPEVAKICMEHFWPGPLTIVMKAKPDILAPSVTAGLQTVGIRMPDHPVALKLLQQLKKPLAAPSANRSGKPSPTKASHVYEDLAGIIPCILDGGITGIGVESTVLDVTLDSPVILRPGGVTKEMLEQVIGPVLEPDFEQQQIESTPKAPGMKYTHYAPDAPVFLIEPNEETVQQAITHLKLQGHRVALLAPENFNKITVEYYFTFGNANEIEQMSAALYDVLRACDKTDATVILATSTTREGVGTAIMNRLEKAAGGNWFQLQKQ encoded by the coding sequence TTGGAGACGAAACAATTGCATGTGGATGAAAATGTGGATAATTCCGAAAATTATGCACAAGCTGTGGATGTATTAAATAAAAGTGGAGTTGTCGCATTCCCGACAGAAACGGTTTATGGTTTAGGTGCGGTTGCAACGGATGAAGAGGCAGTGAAGAAAATATTCGCGGCAAAAGGAAGACCATCTGATAATCCTTTAATTGTTCACATTGGGACGATTGAGGAATTGACATACTATACTTATGATATTCCAGAAGTTGCGAAAATATGCATGGAGCATTTCTGGCCAGGTCCTTTAACAATTGTAATGAAGGCGAAACCGGATATTTTAGCACCGAGTGTCACAGCTGGATTGCAAACAGTAGGGATTCGTATGCCGGATCATCCTGTTGCATTAAAGTTGCTTCAACAATTAAAGAAACCATTAGCTGCACCTAGTGCCAATCGTAGTGGTAAGCCAAGTCCTACAAAGGCAAGTCATGTGTATGAAGATTTAGCGGGGATCATTCCGTGCATTTTAGATGGTGGTATAACAGGAATTGGTGTGGAGTCAACTGTACTGGATGTTACGTTAGATTCACCAGTAATTTTACGTCCAGGCGGTGTGACAAAGGAAATGCTAGAACAAGTAATTGGACCTGTTTTAGAACCTGACTTTGAACAGCAACAAATCGAATCAACACCGAAAGCGCCAGGCATGAAATATACACACTATGCACCAGATGCACCGGTATTTTTAATTGAGCCAAATGAAGAAACTGTACAGCAAGCAATAACGCATCTGAAATTACAAGGACACCGTGTAGCGCTCCTTGCACCTGAAAATTTTAATAAGATAACGGTCGAATATTATTTTACATTTGGAAACGCTAATGAAATCGAGCAAATGAGTGCCGCGCTTTATGATGTATTACGCGCATGCGATAAAACGGATGCAACAGTCATTTTAGCGACGTCTACTACTCGAGAAGGTGTAGGAACAGCGATTATGAACCGACTCGAAAAAGCAGCAGGTGGAAATTGGTTTCAATTACAAAAACAATAA
- a CDS encoding manganese efflux pump, with product MQEIITGVIMSFDVVALYLLTTNVRSKFLLALWTGALHAIFPLIGFYFGELLSGIFLDWTGRISSILLFFVGLQLLLSAKNNDVPVIPLYIVAILASFDTFSVSLSFGMLNLQKDVFIISAGVATFTLSYAALHFAQKSSILKSYIFKMAAGLLLIVLSVMLLEW from the coding sequence GTGCAGGAAATTATTACAGGGGTGATCATGTCTTTTGATGTCGTTGCTCTCTATTTATTGACGACAAATGTACGCTCAAAATTTTTATTAGCACTTTGGACAGGGGCTCTCCATGCAATTTTCCCACTAATCGGATTCTATTTCGGTGAATTACTTTCAGGGATTTTTCTTGATTGGACAGGTCGAATTTCTTCTATATTATTATTCTTCGTTGGCTTACAACTACTTTTATCAGCAAAAAACAACGATGTTCCAGTAATACCGTTATATATTGTAGCAATATTAGCTAGTTTTGATACCTTTTCAGTTAGCTTATCTTTTGGTATGCTAAACTTACAGAAAGATGTTTTTATTATAAGTGCGGGAGTGGCTACATTTACCTTATCTTATGCTGCACTCCATTTCGCACAAAAGTCGAGCATATTAAAGAGCTATATTTTTAAAATGGCTGCTGGACTACTATTAATTGTATTGAGTGTTATGCTTTTGGAATGGTAA
- a CDS encoding low molecular weight protein arginine phosphatase has protein sequence MKIYFICTGNTCRSPMAEAILKHKKLKNVEVRSAGIYALEGSQMSENSSVILDQENLAHQHSAHQINGEDVAWADLILTMTIGHKEMLIRNFEGAYEKTYTLKEYATPYSARDVFDPYGGDVTLYKQTFEELKQAIDELEEKIVMGEKNE, from the coding sequence ATGAAAATTTACTTTATTTGTACAGGGAACACTTGTCGCAGTCCGATGGCAGAGGCGATATTAAAACATAAAAAGTTAAAAAACGTAGAAGTACGTTCTGCTGGTATTTATGCCCTTGAAGGTAGTCAAATGTCAGAAAACTCAAGTGTGATATTAGATCAAGAAAATCTGGCACATCAACATTCGGCACATCAGATTAATGGCGAGGATGTGGCGTGGGCAGATTTAATTTTAACGATGACGATAGGACATAAGGAAATGCTCATTCGAAATTTTGAGGGGGCCTATGAAAAAACTTATACGTTAAAAGAATACGCGACTCCGTATAGCGCCCGAGATGTTTTTGACCCATACGGAGGAGATGTAACACTATATAAACAAACATTTGAAGAATTAAAACAAGCGATTGATGAGCTAGAAGAAAAAATAGTAATGGGGGAAAAAAACGAATGA
- a CDS encoding methyl-accepting chemotaxis protein, with protein sequence MNSQRKMFNLRRKLVLFVGILALVTYSTSFVFIEFIQPMFFKSVNSSLFQIITYSLGIFWSCALAAIFSVILVRPLQRLEKSANSVAEGKIGKDVEMPKTNDEIRNVAEAFQLMVTNLRKMVEGIEDNFKKTDSTIVNLSDQTTSVARNSEHITHNISHISSGAEASAIAIQETVEALEEVRELATEINNRAVDSADHSKRIISNLSNTTDAIQSTVNSIQKIATDNKNALGNIHELEKNAEQIERIIGLVGDIAGQTNLLALNASIEAARAGEHGKGFAVVAEEVRGLADESAKAVQGITTLIQTMQQNVTVVVKQMNEQVAFAVNESSRVSETTAAVEGMSKGIYEMADAVVTISQLIDQQMQNIRRTAHQSQEVAAIAEQTSASAQEVNSASTEQAYAIEQVETLASELKHQSSELYKVIQKFDRVN encoded by the coding sequence ATGAACTCACAAAGAAAAATGTTTAATTTGCGTCGGAAACTTGTGCTATTTGTAGGGATATTAGCGTTGGTTACATATTCAACAAGTTTTGTATTTATTGAATTTATTCAACCGATGTTCTTTAAATCGGTAAACAGTAGTCTATTTCAAATCATTACATATTCATTAGGGATTTTTTGGTCATGTGCTTTAGCGGCAATATTTAGTGTTATTCTTGTTCGTCCATTACAACGATTAGAGAAGAGCGCTAATTCTGTGGCAGAGGGCAAGATTGGAAAAGATGTTGAAATGCCAAAAACAAATGATGAGATTCGTAATGTAGCTGAAGCGTTTCAATTAATGGTGACAAATTTGCGTAAGATGGTAGAAGGTATTGAAGACAATTTCAAAAAAACGGATTCGACGATCGTTAATTTATCGGATCAAACGACTTCGGTAGCTCGAAACTCAGAACATATTACACATAATATTAGCCATATTTCAAGCGGTGCTGAGGCATCAGCAATTGCAATTCAAGAAACGGTAGAAGCACTTGAAGAAGTGCGTGAGTTGGCAACGGAAATTAACAATCGAGCAGTGGATTCTGCGGATCATTCGAAGCGAATTATTTCTAACTTGTCGAACACAACGGATGCAATACAAAGCACAGTAAATAGTATTCAAAAAATCGCGACAGATAATAAAAATGCGTTAGGTAATATTCATGAGCTTGAGAAAAATGCAGAACAAATTGAACGAATTATTGGTCTAGTAGGGGATATTGCAGGTCAGACAAACTTACTTGCATTGAATGCGTCGATTGAAGCGGCGAGAGCAGGGGAGCACGGAAAAGGCTTTGCTGTAGTAGCAGAAGAAGTTCGTGGATTAGCGGATGAAAGTGCTAAGGCGGTACAAGGGATTACAACATTAATTCAAACAATGCAGCAAAACGTTACAGTCGTAGTGAAACAAATGAATGAGCAAGTAGCATTCGCTGTGAATGAATCATCACGCGTATCCGAAACAACGGCTGCTGTGGAAGGGATGTCAAAAGGCATTTATGAAATGGCGGATGCCGTCGTGACAATTTCCCAATTAATCGATCAACAAATGCAAAATATTAGACGTACAGCGCATCAATCACAGGAAGTTGCCGCAATTGCAGAGCAAACATCTGCGAGTGCTCAAGAGGTAAACTCTGCATCGACGGAGCAAGCCTATGCGATTGAGCAAGTTGAGACGTTAGCAAGCGAGCTAAAACATCAGTCGAGTGAATTATATAAAGTTATTCAAAAGTTTGATCGTGTGAATTAA
- the rpiB gene encoding ribose 5-phosphate isomerase B — protein sequence MKIAISSDHGGNNLRKEIMALLDELSISYEDFGPKTNDSVDYPDYARPVAEKVAAGEFDRGILICGTGIGISIAANKFKGIRCALVHDVFSAKATRCHNDSNVLAMGERVIGPGLAREIVETWLNTEFEGGRHIRRVEKISEIEG from the coding sequence TTGAAAATTGCGATTTCTTCCGATCATGGTGGCAATAATTTACGTAAAGAAATTATGGCACTATTAGACGAATTGTCGATTAGCTATGAAGATTTTGGACCAAAAACAAATGATTCAGTAGATTATCCAGATTATGCACGCCCTGTTGCAGAAAAAGTAGCAGCTGGAGAATTTGATCGCGGCATTCTAATTTGTGGAACAGGGATTGGTATTTCCATTGCAGCGAATAAGTTTAAAGGGATTCGTTGTGCTCTAGTACATGATGTATTTTCAGCAAAAGCAACTCGTTGCCACAACGATTCCAACGTATTAGCGATGGGTGAGCGAGTAATTGGGCCAGGCCTTGCACGTGAAATCGTGGAAACTTGGTTAAATACAGAATTTGAAGGCGGACGTCATATTCGTCGTGTCGAAAAAATTTCTGAAATTGAAGGGTAA
- a CDS encoding TIGR01440 family protein has translation MTNLHHLQKDLAQVLHEFEQQVKFTKKQLFVIGCSTSEIIGEKIGTSGALDVAQVLYEEFARFAQKHDLYLVFQGCEHINRALTMEADAATLYQLEPVSVVPVRTAGGSMSAYAYTQMQEPVVVEVVKAHAGIDIGQTLIGMHLKAVAVPIRTSKKMLGEAVITLATTRPKLIGGERAQY, from the coding sequence ATGACAAACTTACACCATTTGCAAAAGGATTTAGCACAAGTTTTACATGAATTCGAGCAACAAGTGAAGTTTACTAAAAAGCAATTATTTGTCATCGGTTGTTCTACCTCTGAAATCATCGGAGAAAAAATTGGAACTTCTGGTGCACTCGATGTTGCGCAAGTATTATATGAAGAATTTGCTCGTTTTGCGCAAAAGCATGATCTTTATTTAGTTTTTCAAGGCTGTGAGCATATCAATCGCGCGCTTACGATGGAGGCAGATGCCGCAACACTTTACCAACTAGAACCTGTCTCAGTTGTACCTGTAAGAACAGCAGGAGGTTCTATGTCTGCGTATGCATATACACAAATGCAGGAACCAGTTGTTGTGGAGGTTGTAAAGGCACATGCAGGAATCGATATTGGGCAAACACTTATTGGTATGCATTTAAAAGCAGTAGCTGTACCTATCCGAACATCTAAAAAAATGTTGGGTGAAGCAGTTATTACATTAGCTACAACACGTCCGAAGCTTATCGGCGGAGAACGTGCACAATATTAA
- the glyA gene encoding serine hydroxymethyltransferase: MAYENLAVQDKAILDAILLEKKRQNTNIELIASENFVSEAVMEAQGSYLTNKYAEGYPGKRYYGGCEHVDVVEDIARDRAKELFGAAYVNVQPHSGAQANMAVYHTILQPGDTVLGMNLSHGGHLTHGSPVNFSGILYNFVEYGVTEDTQTIDYNDVREKALASKPKLIVAGASAYPREIDFAKFREIADEVGAYFMVDMAHIAGLVATGEHMSPIPYADFVTTTTHKTLRGPRGGMILTNDAKWEKELNKSVFPGIQGGPLMHVIAAKAVAFGEALQPEFKEYAKQIKVNAKALAQSLMDEGVEIVSGGTDNHLLLLNVKSLGLTGKVAEHVLDEVAITTNKNTIPYDTEKPFVTSGVRVGTAAITSRGFKEEDAVEVGKIIALVLKSPEDEAVKAAARKRVDALTAKYPLYV, encoded by the coding sequence ATGGCATACGAAAACTTAGCAGTACAAGACAAAGCAATTTTGGACGCAATTCTGTTAGAGAAAAAACGTCAAAATACAAACATCGAGTTAATCGCTTCAGAAAACTTCGTATCAGAAGCAGTAATGGAAGCACAAGGTTCTTATTTAACAAATAAATATGCTGAAGGCTACCCAGGCAAACGCTATTATGGTGGCTGTGAGCATGTTGACGTAGTAGAAGATATCGCGCGCGATCGTGCAAAAGAATTATTCGGTGCAGCATATGTAAACGTACAACCACACTCAGGTGCTCAAGCGAACATGGCTGTTTACCATACAATTTTACAACCAGGTGACACAGTTTTAGGGATGAACCTTTCACACGGTGGTCACTTAACACACGGTTCACCAGTAAACTTCTCTGGTATCCTTTACAACTTCGTAGAGTATGGTGTTACAGAAGATACGCAAACAATCGATTATAACGATGTTCGTGAAAAAGCATTAGCTTCTAAACCAAAATTAATCGTTGCGGGTGCTTCTGCATACCCACGTGAAATTGACTTCGCTAAATTCCGTGAAATCGCGGATGAAGTAGGCGCATACTTCATGGTAGATATGGCGCACATCGCGGGATTAGTAGCGACTGGTGAGCATATGTCTCCAATCCCATATGCAGATTTCGTAACAACAACGACGCATAAAACATTACGTGGTCCACGTGGTGGTATGATTTTAACAAATGATGCGAAATGGGAAAAAGAATTAAATAAATCAGTATTCCCAGGTATTCAAGGTGGTCCATTAATGCACGTAATCGCTGCAAAAGCGGTAGCATTTGGTGAAGCATTACAACCTGAATTCAAAGAGTATGCAAAACAAATTAAAGTAAACGCAAAAGCATTAGCACAAAGCTTAATGGATGAAGGTGTTGAAATCGTATCAGGTGGCACAGATAACCACTTACTATTATTAAACGTAAAATCTTTAGGTTTAACAGGTAAAGTAGCTGAGCATGTCCTTGATGAAGTAGCGATTACAACAAATAAAAACACAATTCCTTACGATACAGAAAAACCATTCGTAACTTCAGGTGTTCGTGTAGGTACAGCAGCAATCACTTCTCGTGGCTTCAAAGAAGAAGATGCGGTTGAAGTAGGTAAAATTATTGCACTAGTACTAAAAAGCCCAGAAGACGAAGCGGTAAAAGCAGCAGCGCGCAAACGTGTAGATGCATTAACTGCAAAGTACCCATTATACGTTTAA